One Brachyspira suanatina DNA segment encodes these proteins:
- the mtnK gene encoding S-methyl-5-thioribose kinase — protein sequence MAYKQLNINTIIDYLKTIDEIKDIFSSFDYLEIKEIGDGNLNYVYSITNRKNDKETVILKQSVPFLRCVGESYPLEKDRMKIEIKSLKEQYKLCPNLVPKVYYFSEDMCVVIMQNLNKHKVLRGEIINGKKFPKAADHLTDFLSKTLFYTSDYYLDTKTKKKLVTEYMNAELCSLTEDFVFTHPFEENETNIYHKKLNLDEIKKFQRDPKLKIAAAEMKYAFMTRSEALLHGDFHLGSFMGNEEETYVIDPEFAFYGPIGFDIGKAMANFFIAYISQEYHQKRLGTNSKEFRKWLFDTAKYMLTGTLDKFEILWKKHLEDTKPLYWNYPEGQKHSEEYIKTVLNRIFKDSVGFAGCVFIRRTLGLAKNKDISGIEDLDERARLDWICLNIGKELLINKDNIDNIEKVSDIVNKYSNIDKI from the coding sequence ATGGCTTATAAACAATTAAATATTAATACAATAATAGATTACTTAAAAACTATAGATGAAATAAAAGATATATTTTCAAGTTTTGATTATTTAGAAATAAAAGAAATTGGAGATGGAAATTTAAACTATGTATACAGTATAACAAATAGAAAAAATGATAAAGAAACTGTAATATTAAAACAATCTGTACCTTTTTTAAGATGTGTTGGTGAAAGCTATCCTTTAGAAAAAGATAGAATGAAAATAGAAATTAAATCGCTCAAAGAACAGTATAAATTATGTCCGAATTTAGTACCAAAAGTATATTATTTTTCTGAAGATATGTGCGTTGTAATAATGCAAAATTTAAATAAACATAAAGTACTTAGAGGAGAAATAATAAATGGAAAAAAATTTCCAAAAGCGGCTGATCATTTAACAGATTTTCTTTCAAAAACTTTATTTTATACTTCAGATTATTACTTGGATACTAAAACCAAAAAGAAACTTGTAACTGAATATATGAATGCTGAATTATGCAGCTTAACTGAAGATTTTGTTTTTACCCATCCATTTGAAGAAAACGAAACTAATATTTACCATAAAAAATTAAACTTAGATGAAATAAAAAAATTCCAAAGAGATCCTAAATTAAAAATAGCAGCTGCCGAAATGAAGTATGCCTTTATGACTAGATCAGAAGCATTACTTCATGGAGATTTTCATTTAGGAAGTTTTATGGGTAATGAAGAAGAAACTTATGTAATAGACCCTGAATTTGCATTCTATGGACCTATTGGTTTTGATATAGGAAAAGCTATGGCTAACTTCTTTATAGCATACATATCTCAAGAATATCATCAAAAAAGATTGGGCACAAATTCAAAAGAATTTAGAAAATGGCTTTTTGATACAGCTAAATATATGCTCACAGGAACTTTAGATAAATTTGAAATATTATGGAAAAAACATTTAGAAGATACTAAACCTTTATATTGGAATTATCCTGAAGGACAAAAACATTCTGAAGAATATATAAAAACTGTATTAAACAGAATATTTAAAGACTCTGTAGGTTTTGCAGGATGCGTATTTATAAGAAGAACTTTGGGCCTTGCTAAAAATAAAGATATTTCTGGTATTGAAGATTTAGATGAAAGAGCAAGACTAGATTGGATATGTCTTAATATAGGAAAAGAACTTTTAATAAATAAAGATAATATAGATAATATAGAAAAAGTTTCTGATATTGTAAATAAATATTCTAATATAGATAAAATCTAA
- a CDS encoding STAS domain-containing protein: protein MAIEFNNEYISIVMEANLATPEEIKSFVEDSDEACNIRMPVVVLDMKNVREINSAGIAKILKLYKNLQSLKVKLFMINLDESVKPTIKSLMIFSLIKYFDDPKDFTI, encoded by the coding sequence ATATATCTATAGTTATGGAAGCTAACCTAGCTACTCCCGAAGAAATAAAATCTTTTGTAGAAGATTCTGATGAAGCTTGCAATATAAGAATGCCTGTAGTTGTTCTCGATATGAAAAATGTAAGAGAGATTAATAGTGCAGGAATAGCTAAAATACTTAAACTCTACAAAAATCTTCAGTCTCTTAAAGTAAAACTATTTATGATAAATCTTGATGAATCTGTAAAACCTACTATAAAAAGCTTAATGATTTTCAGTTTAATAAAATATTTTGATGATCCTAAAGATTTTACTATATAA
- the mtnA gene encoding S-methyl-5-thioribose-1-phosphate isomerase, with amino-acid sequence MHNNIPTVRWTGDELYILDQTLIPVTVKEIKLSTEEDAYNAIKELKVRGAPAIGVAAAYSLLIDLKSKTNLKADEFIKFLQKRAKYLNSSRPTAVNLSYALNRMLDTIKDKKDKTSLELYNILEAEAKKINSEDVDICQKIGEYGNGLLKENSGILTHCNAGRLAVSGIGTALAPMYIAHQKGKKIRVYADETRPLLQGARLTSFELQEAGIDVTLICDNMAAFIMSKGLIDLVIVGCDRVAENGDAANKIGTMGVAILAKHFNIPFYIACPSTTFDLNTKTGNDIVIEERDAKEIINFAGVQTAPLNMKVRNPAFDVTPNELITGFITEKGIIKAPYIENLKKAFN; translated from the coding sequence ATGCATAATAATATACCTACGGTAAGATGGACAGGAGATGAACTCTACATATTAGATCAAACATTAATACCTGTCACTGTAAAAGAAATAAAACTATCTACTGAAGAAGATGCCTATAATGCTATAAAAGAATTAAAAGTAAGAGGTGCTCCTGCTATAGGTGTTGCGGCTGCTTATTCTTTACTTATAGATTTAAAAAGTAAAACTAATTTGAAAGCTGATGAGTTTATAAAGTTTCTTCAAAAAAGAGCAAAATATTTAAATTCATCAAGACCTACAGCTGTTAATTTAAGCTATGCTTTAAACAGAATGCTTGACACTATAAAAGATAAAAAAGATAAAACTTCATTAGAATTATACAATATATTAGAAGCAGAAGCCAAAAAAATAAATTCTGAAGATGTAGATATATGTCAAAAAATAGGAGAATATGGTAATGGACTTTTAAAAGAAAATTCAGGAATACTTACACATTGTAATGCAGGAAGACTAGCTGTAAGCGGAATAGGTACCGCTCTTGCTCCTATGTATATAGCTCATCAAAAAGGTAAAAAAATAAGAGTATATGCTGATGAAACAAGACCATTACTTCAAGGTGCAAGATTGACAAGTTTTGAATTGCAGGAAGCAGGAATAGATGTTACTTTAATATGTGATAATATGGCAGCTTTCATAATGTCTAAAGGACTTATTGATTTAGTTATAGTAGGATGCGACAGAGTTGCTGAAAATGGAGATGCCGCAAATAAAATAGGTACTATGGGAGTGGCAATTTTAGCAAAACATTTTAATATACCTTTTTATATAGCATGTCCTTCTACTACTTTTGATCTAAATACCAAAACAGGAAATGATATAGTTATAGAAGAAAGAGATGCAAAAGAGATTATAAATTTTGCAGGCGTTCAGACAGCACCTTTAAATATGAAGGTAAGAAATCCTGCTTTCGATGTTACGCCTAATGAACTTATAACAGGATTCATTACAGAAAAAGGTATAATTAAAGCTCCTTATATAGAAAATTTAAAAAAAGCTTTCAATTAA